The Pseudomonadales bacterium genome includes the window GCTAGCGCCCCAACGCATGCGCTTTGGAATAGGTAGCTGATTCAAGGCCTCTTCCACATAAGCTTGAACAAGATCGCTGGTCGCTTTACCGGCAATCAACTGGCTATAGGCTAGGCGTTCACCTTTATCGGTATCGACCGTGCTTAATTCAGAAAACTCAACCCCACAGCTTTTGGCAAAGCCTATGGCAGCCTTGCTAGGCTTGCCGTCTGCATCGTAAGCGGCTTTCACATTGGGCCCAAGCTTTTGTTCTTCACGGTCCGCCTGCTTTTCTTCTAAGCCTTCTACCACTACGCTTAAGCGGCGAGGCGTTGCATAAGCAATATGCGCATCAAAGCTTAGGGCGTCGGCGGTCATCGCATTGATTATGCTGTCTGTAAAGCTTGCCGATAAGCTGGAGAGTGCTTTAGGAGGCAGCTCTTCGGTACCAATTTCAATCAATAAATCTTTTGCCATCTGTGTTTACCGTTTATGCCTTCGCTTTGTTAGCAGCTTTATTGGCTGCTTTAGCCGCCGCTTTAGCGGCTTTTTTTTCTGCCGCTTGTTGTTCTGCGGCCGCTTTCAGTTTGACTTCTTGCGCCAGCGCCTCTGAGGCTAACGGGAAACCTAGTGATAGGCGCGAATTAAAGTACGATTCGGCAACGCTGCGGGCTAGCGTTCGCACGCGGAGAATAAAGCGTTGGCGTTCTGTTACTGAAATAGCATGTCGTGCATCGAGCAGGTTGAAAGCATGCGAGGCTTTCATCACCATTTCGTAAGCTGGCAATGCAAGGCCCGCATCAATTAATTTAAGGCACTCGGCTTCGTAGGTGTCGAAGCTTTGAAACAAAAAGTCGGTATTAGCCTGCTCAAAATTATAGGCTGACATCTCTACTTCATTTTGGTGAAAAACATCGCCGTAGCTCACCGGGCCTTCTGGGCCATGGGTCCACACTAGGTCGTAGATGCTATCAACCCCTTGCAGATACATCGCAATACGCTCAAGTCCGTAGGTGATTTCACCGGTGACCGGATAGCACTCAAGGCCACCCACTTGCTGAAAGTAAGTAAACTGCGTCACTTCCATGCCGTTAAGCCACACTTCCCAGCCTAGGCCCCAGGCGCCAAGCGTAGGCGACTCCCAATTGTCTTCGACAAAGCGAATATCATGCGTTAAAGGATCGATGCCTAAGCGCTGTAACGACTCTAGATACAGCTCTTGAATATTATCTGGCGACGGTTTTAATACCACTTGAAACTGATAATAATGCTGCAGCCGATTGGGATTTTCACCATAGCGGCCATCGGTAGGGCGACGGCAGGGCTGAACATAGGCGCTATTCCACGTTTCAGGCCCGATAGCGCGCAAAAAAGTAGCCGGATGAAAAGTTCCTGCTCCCACTTCGAGGTCTAATGGTTGTAGAATAACGCAGCCTTGCTCGGCCCAAAATTGCTGTAAGGCAAGAATCAAGCCTTGAAACGTTGATACATCAACATCGGCAGGGTTTGCAGTATGAGCAGTCGGAGTAGACATGTCTGACCTTCGCTTTAACTTTATTCACAAAAATGGGCGCAGATTATAGCCGAATTAGCGCTATATCGCACCATGTACGCGGCATTTGCCAAGATTTGTATGACAAAAACGGTTCTTCACTCTGTTCAATACGGACTACTGCGCGCAATCGCCTGTTTGCCGCAATGCAGCTTACATAGCATTGCGCGCTGCATTGCTTTTATCGCCTGGCATGGCCGCAGCCGTTTGCGCCGCATTACCGAAATCAATATTCGCCACTGTCGCGACGATTTATCGGCAAAGCAGCAACAGCAGCTGGCGCGCCAGTCGCTGATTGAGACAGTGAAGGTTGGCCTTGAGATGCCGCGAGTATTGTTTCATAGCTGCGAGCGCAACCTGTCTTTGATTGCCAAGGTGTCGGGTAAAGCGCATATCGATGCGCTGCTGGCTGCGGGCCATGGGGTAATTGTGCTGGCGCCGCATTTAGGCAATTGGGAATATCTCGGCTTGTATTTAGGCCAGCATTTTGACTGTGTCAGCTTATACAAGCCCAGCGGACATCCGGTGATGGATCGACTTGTAGAGCAGGCCAGAAGCAGATCAGGGGCGAAGTTAATGCCCACTAACAAAAAAGGCGTAATGGCGGTGGTGAAACATTTACGCCAAGCTGGCGTCACCGGCATTTTGCCCGATCAGGTGCCGGATGATCGCAATGCTTGGATCAGCGCCGACTTTTATGGCCAGCCAGCACCAACGATGAGCCTGGTAGCGAATCTGGCGAAAAAGCCGCAAATTAAAGCCGTAGGCGCTTTTGCCCAGCGTTTAGAAAACGGTCAATTTGAAATTATTTTTCAGGCGGTTGACGATGCGCTATACAGCAAGGACAGCCATATTGCTGCCACTGCCATGAACCATGCCGTGGAACAACTGATTGCCTGCGCTCCGGCACAGTATCAGTGGGAATATAAACGTTTTAAATGGACCGCCGACGGCGCTAAGCACCCCATTTATAAACAAGATAAGCCTAGCTGAGCCTGAGTGAGGCAGCCTGCCACACTAACATTCTGCCGGCGAGTCAGCATCTATATCCACATCAACCGCCACGCTTGACCAACCCCGCGCCAGCGAGTCGTGATGCAGGGTCGCTATTTGCTGATCTTTTTGCTGCCATAGCTCGTTCACCCATTGATTAAATTCGCTGCGGAAAGCGCGATCCTCAATATAGTTATTATTTAATAGGCCTGCCGGTATCGTCTCGCAGCGCATCGCAACGCTAACGTGATTCACCTTGCCGCATAAAAACTGCCA containing:
- the glyQ gene encoding glycine--tRNA ligase subunit alpha, yielding MSTPTAHTANPADVDVSTFQGLILALQQFWAEQGCVILQPLDLEVGAGTFHPATFLRAIGPETWNSAYVQPCRRPTDGRYGENPNRLQHYYQFQVVLKPSPDNIQELYLESLQRLGIDPLTHDIRFVEDNWESPTLGAWGLGWEVWLNGMEVTQFTYFQQVGGLECYPVTGEITYGLERIAMYLQGVDSIYDLVWTHGPEGPVSYGDVFHQNEVEMSAYNFEQANTDFLFQSFDTYEAECLKLIDAGLALPAYEMVMKASHAFNLLDARHAISVTERQRFILRVRTLARSVAESYFNSRLSLGFPLASEALAQEVKLKAAAEQQAAEKKAAKAAAKAANKAANKAKA
- a CDS encoding lysophospholipid acyltransferase family protein is translated as MTKTVLHSVQYGLLRAIACLPQCSLHSIARCIAFIAWHGRSRLRRITEINIRHCRDDLSAKQQQQLARQSLIETVKVGLEMPRVLFHSCERNLSLIAKVSGKAHIDALLAAGHGVIVLAPHLGNWEYLGLYLGQHFDCVSLYKPSGHPVMDRLVEQARSRSGAKLMPTNKKGVMAVVKHLRQAGVTGILPDQVPDDRNAWISADFYGQPAPTMSLVANLAKKPQIKAVGAFAQRLENGQFEIIFQAVDDALYSKDSHIAATAMNHAVEQLIACAPAQYQWEYKRFKWTADGAKHPIYKQDKPS